A window from Symbiopectobacterium purcellii encodes these proteins:
- a CDS encoding CII family transcriptional regulator, which produces MDNAKTRKSALQIESTLLNKIAVKGVSAIAEAVGVNPSQITRWEETLIPRMSMLLAVLEWGVNDDELAHLAKQVALLLIKKKSTVGAVDSEQLTIDF; this is translated from the coding sequence ATGGACAACGCAAAAACACGCAAATCTGCTCTGCAAATTGAGAGCACTTTACTGAACAAAATTGCTGTGAAAGGGGTAAGCGCTATTGCTGAGGCAGTGGGCGTAAATCCATCACAAATTACACGGTGGGAAGAAACGCTGATACCGCGCATGAGCATGCTTCTGGCGGTATTGGAGTGGGGAGTTAACGACGACGAGCTGGCGCATTTGGCTAAGCAGGTTGCGCTGTTGCTCATAAAGAAAAAATCCACCGTTGGCGCGGTGGATTCGGAACAACTAACAATCGATTTCTAG
- a CDS encoding replication protein, with amino-acid sequence MENQKSGFIPLYRSIRKKSWAKDVFLRTLWENILMDAARKPYTANFKGHVWQLQPGQLVVTAADLGLQLCDRKGKPISRDAVERMLSVFVREGMISIDGEKQKGRVITILNYAEYAGKIDNLPAHDAAHTTAHDDASIGAALKSAPAHEAAHTPAQHEQEGNNNNINNKPPLSPLEGKKAKRATQFPDDFSPTVKHQDMAAKLGVNLQDEFESFSDYHRSKGSTFKDWGLAFNTWLRNAVKFGKPSTKARSVARPSRPMNHIPEGFTG; translated from the coding sequence ATGGAGAACCAGAAAAGCGGTTTCATCCCGTTGTACCGGAGTATCAGGAAGAAATCATGGGCTAAAGACGTGTTCCTGAGAACGCTGTGGGAAAACATCTTGATGGATGCAGCCAGAAAGCCATACACAGCGAATTTCAAAGGCCATGTATGGCAACTCCAACCCGGTCAACTGGTGGTGACAGCGGCTGATTTAGGGCTGCAATTGTGTGACAGAAAAGGCAAGCCAATAAGCCGGGACGCAGTAGAGCGGATGCTATCTGTTTTTGTGCGAGAGGGAATGATTTCTATCGACGGTGAGAAGCAAAAAGGCAGGGTGATCACCATCCTGAATTATGCCGAATATGCCGGAAAAATAGACAATTTACCCGCACATGATGCCGCACATACAACCGCACATGATGATGCCAGTATTGGCGCGGCTTTAAAGTCGGCACCCGCACATGAAGCCGCACATACTCCCGCACAACATGAACAAGAAGGTAATAACAACAATATAAATAATAAACCCCCTTTATCCCCCTTGGAGGGGAAAAAAGCGAAGAGGGCAACGCAATTCCCCGATGACTTTTCTCCCACAGTAAAACACCAAGACATGGCAGCCAAGCTGGGTGTAAATCTGCAAGACGAGTTCGAATCATTTTCCGATTACCACCGCTCGAAAGGGTCAACCTTCAAAGACTGGGGGTTGGCGTTCAATACGTGGCTAAGGAACGCGGTCAAGTTTGGCAAGCCATCGACAAAAGCTCGCAGCGTTGCCAGACCTAGCCGACCAATGAACCACATACCGGAGGGCTTCACAGGATGA
- a CDS encoding ATP-binding protein, translated as MSDLIRRLQAAMPAGIKPKFTTPEEWQAWQLEQGRKDSERIAELNRVNRLQKILGRSGIQELHRACSFQNYNAELPGQRNALDKAKRYASEFGSRFGGFIFSGGCGTGKNHLAAAIGNHLLSKNKSVLVVTVPDLMMRFRETYQDGAKVSEADLMNDLCNVDLLILDDIGVQRGNQNEEIVLFQIVDRRLSAKKPVGMLTNLDVEKLTALLTERIMDRMRMDGGMWINFDWPSYRKNVRSGPTNLEE; from the coding sequence ATGAGCGATTTAATTCGACGCCTACAGGCCGCCATGCCAGCAGGTATCAAACCAAAGTTCACGACTCCGGAAGAGTGGCAAGCGTGGCAACTGGAGCAGGGCCGGAAGGATTCGGAGCGCATCGCTGAACTGAACCGCGTTAACCGTCTGCAAAAAATCCTTGGTCGCTCTGGCATTCAGGAGCTTCACCGCGCCTGTTCATTCCAGAACTACAACGCAGAGTTACCGGGGCAGCGTAACGCACTGGACAAGGCCAAGCGGTACGCCAGCGAGTTCGGTAGCCGGTTCGGTGGGTTCATATTCAGCGGCGGCTGTGGCACTGGCAAGAACCATCTGGCGGCGGCAATTGGTAATCACCTGCTATCGAAAAACAAGTCGGTGCTGGTTGTTACGGTGCCTGACCTGATGATGCGCTTTCGTGAGACGTATCAGGACGGCGCGAAAGTGTCAGAGGCTGACCTGATGAACGACCTGTGCAACGTTGACCTGCTGATTCTGGACGATATCGGTGTGCAGCGCGGCAACCAGAACGAGGAAATAGTCTTGTTCCAGATTGTCGATCGCCGCCTGTCTGCAAAGAAGCCTGTAGGCATGTTGACCAATCTCGACGTGGAAAAACTCACTGCGCTACTGACCGAGCGGATAATGGACAGGATGCGAATGGACGGCGGCATGTGGATTAACTTTGACTGGCCCAGCTATCGGAAAAATGTCAGGTCAGGGCCAACCAATCTGGAGGAGTAG
- a CDS encoding LexA family protein, with product MIKSESIGQRIRRRRKDLRLTQASLGSRIGLSGSAISQWEDNKTSPNGDSLISLSRELQCSPEFILYGEDSVSNVELAAVDSRLVPIISYVQAGAWTAECTIRSVDGGIDFLQTNLELSASAFALVIKGKSMLPDFSEGDTVIIDPDVIPIPGDFVVAKNGQEEAIFKKYRPRGVINGKDVFELTPLNDDYPTVRSDETPIRIIGTMIEHRRYRRKR from the coding sequence ATGATAAAGAGTGAAAGCATCGGTCAACGCATACGCAGACGCCGCAAAGATCTGCGACTAACACAAGCATCGTTAGGCAGCCGCATAGGATTGTCTGGTAGCGCTATTTCTCAGTGGGAAGACAATAAGACCAGCCCAAATGGAGATAGCCTTATATCGCTGTCTAGAGAGCTTCAGTGCTCTCCTGAATTTATATTGTACGGAGAGGATTCCGTATCTAACGTAGAGCTTGCGGCTGTTGATTCTCGCCTTGTGCCAATCATAAGCTATGTACAAGCCGGAGCATGGACTGCTGAATGTACCATCCGATCCGTTGATGGAGGCATTGACTTTTTGCAGACCAATTTAGAATTATCGGCATCTGCTTTTGCTCTGGTGATCAAGGGAAAATCAATGCTGCCTGACTTCTCCGAGGGAGACACGGTAATCATTGACCCTGATGTCATTCCAATACCTGGTGATTTTGTTGTTGCGAAGAACGGACAAGAAGAGGCCATATTCAAAAAATACAGACCTCGCGGCGTTATAAACGGCAAGGACGTGTTTGAGTTAACTCCGCTCAATGACGACTACCCAACGGTCAGATCAGATGAGACCCCCATCAGAATCATCGGTACCATGATCGAGCATCGAAGGTACAGGCGAAAGCGATAA
- a CDS encoding Cro/CI family transcriptional regulator yields the protein MRKQDVIAHFGSGRAVAKALGISDSAVSQCKDLIPEKDAYRIQVLTEEKLQYRPEIYRLAA from the coding sequence ATGCGCAAGCAAGACGTCATTGCCCACTTCGGGAGTGGCAGAGCGGTTGCAAAAGCCTTGGGCATTAGCGATTCGGCTGTTTCCCAGTGTAAAGACTTAATCCCTGAAAAAGATGCATATCGCATTCAGGTGCTGACCGAAGAAAAATTGCAATACCGGCCGGAAATCTATCGTCTAGCCGCATAG